One Lysinibacillus fusiformis genomic window carries:
- the pruA gene encoding L-glutamate gamma-semialdehyde dehydrogenase, whose product MIPYKHEPFTDFSQEANYNAYLEALNKVEGYLGQDYPLIIGGERITTEDKIVSYNPAKKTEVIGRVSKANQELAEKAMQVADETFKTWKKVDPAIRADVLFKAAAIIRRRKHEFSALLTKEAGKPWNEADADTAEAIDFLEYYGRQMLRIKDGQPVESRPGEYNRYDYIPLGIGIVISPWNFPFAIMAGTTVAALVTGNTVLLKPASTTPVVAYKFIEVLEQAGLPAGAVNYVPGSGAEVGDYLVDHPKTRFISFTGSRDVGLRINKRAATHNDGQIWIKRVIAEMGGKDTIVVDKEADLELAAQSIVKSAFGFSGQKCSACSRAVIVEDVYDTVVDRVQELTNALTVGDPTDNSNFMATVIDQAAFNKITEYIEIGKNEGRLVSGGTADDSVGYFVQPTVFADVDPSARIMREEIFGPVVAIAKAKDFDEAIAIANDTEYGLTGAVITTNRMNLEKAREDFHVGNLYFNRGCTGAIVGYQPFGGFNMSGTDSKAGGPDYLQLHMQAKTTSEML is encoded by the coding sequence ATGATTCCATACAAACACGAACCATTTACAGATTTTTCTCAAGAGGCGAATTACAATGCTTATCTAGAAGCATTAAATAAAGTAGAAGGTTATTTAGGGCAAGATTACCCACTTATTATTGGTGGGGAACGAATTACAACAGAAGATAAAATTGTTTCTTATAACCCTGCAAAGAAAACAGAAGTGATTGGTCGCGTATCGAAGGCGAACCAAGAATTAGCTGAAAAAGCAATGCAAGTGGCAGATGAAACGTTTAAAACATGGAAAAAAGTAGATCCAGCTATTCGTGCTGATGTGTTATTCAAAGCGGCAGCGATTATTCGTCGTCGTAAACATGAATTCTCTGCATTATTAACAAAAGAAGCAGGTAAACCTTGGAATGAAGCAGATGCTGATACAGCAGAAGCAATCGATTTCTTAGAATACTATGGTCGCCAAATGTTACGTATTAAAGACGGCCAACCTGTAGAAAGTCGTCCAGGCGAATACAACCGTTATGATTACATTCCTTTAGGGATTGGTATTGTTATTTCACCTTGGAACTTCCCGTTTGCTATTATGGCAGGTACGACTGTTGCAGCTCTAGTAACAGGGAACACAGTATTATTAAAACCAGCTTCAACAACTCCTGTTGTGGCATATAAATTCATCGAAGTATTAGAGCAAGCTGGTCTTCCGGCAGGTGCAGTGAACTATGTACCAGGTTCAGGTGCAGAAGTTGGTGATTACTTAGTAGATCATCCGAAAACACGTTTTATCAGCTTTACAGGTTCTCGTGATGTTGGTTTACGCATTAACAAACGTGCGGCAACACATAACGACGGCCAAATTTGGATTAAACGTGTAATCGCTGAAATGGGCGGTAAAGACACGATTGTAGTCGATAAAGAAGCAGATTTAGAGCTTGCTGCACAATCCATTGTAAAATCAGCATTCGGCTTCTCAGGTCAAAAATGTTCAGCTTGTTCTCGTGCAGTAATCGTAGAAGATGTTTATGACACTGTTGTTGATCGTGTACAAGAGCTAACAAATGCATTAACAGTGGGTGACCCAACAGACAACAGCAACTTTATGGCAACAGTTATTGACCAAGCAGCTTTCAATAAAATTACAGAGTATATCGAAATCGGTAAAAATGAAGGTCGCCTTGTTTCAGGTGGTACAGCAGACGATTCAGTTGGATACTTCGTTCAACCAACAGTGTTTGCAGACGTAGATCCTTCAGCGCGCATCATGAGAGAAGAAATTTTCGGACCAGTCGTAGCCATTGCAAAAGCAAAAGATTTTGATGAAGCAATCGCAATTGCAAACGATACAGAGTATGGCTTAACGGGTGCGGTCATTACAACTAACCGCATGAACTTGGAAAAAGCGCGTGAAGATTTCCATGTGGGTAACTTATACTTCAACCGTGGTTGTACAGGTGCAATCGTTGGTTACCAACCATTTGGCGGTTTTAATATGTCAGGTACTGACTCAAAAGCAGGTGGCCCTGACTACTTACAACTTCATATGCAAGCTAAAACGACTTCAGAAATGCTTTAA